A stretch of the Teredinibacter haidensis genome encodes the following:
- a CDS encoding TolC family outer membrane protein has translation MSVQIMIRLLTAFCCLSLGLFSPYSASEALEKHTLKGAVAQAAISNPGVQAAWNAFEAANQGVRASRGRYLPKLDLTLEHGKERTEDPQQIEESYDTKIYQLVMTQMLFDGFATKQDVAKQNFIKLARYYEFRQVAEETALETAQAYLDVLRYRELVDLSRENYFQHVRYHKDIEDRANSGIGRGVDLEQAKARLALAESNVLTETTNLYDVSARYQRLVGTFPGMLMEQPELPETTIPSQRKDALTRAFNSNPQLNASIENIRAARADLKGKAAPMMPRLDLRLRKQIDENTRGFPGEYDEEAIELVLSYNLYNGGSDKARRKQSRYLMYEAVDTRNRVCREVRQTVAIAHNDIYSKETLIGYLKKNVDAIARARLAYKNQFDIGQRTLLDLLDTENEFFEVNRTLVNERYALVLAKVRTMVGMGTFLYALKVDSLDKEVFDDLDLSQEESLKARCPAESPVMQSIDFDKNKILGDRNFQSIPLAQREVMRLDIKFNHQSAGLGLVNGPEIERAASFLCENPNIRGVVEGHTNSLGSDDYNLELSQARANSVRAALIQQCSSAKGRLSAVGFGEIRPIARNDSELGRATNRRVELVLESGKGSYTIQDGHSEPNSSKN, from the coding sequence ATGTCAGTCCAAATAATGATACGTTTACTAACAGCATTCTGCTGCCTCTCCTTGGGCCTTTTCAGCCCCTATTCCGCATCTGAAGCGCTAGAAAAACACACCTTAAAAGGTGCTGTAGCGCAAGCTGCTATCAGCAATCCTGGTGTTCAGGCGGCATGGAATGCGTTTGAAGCGGCTAACCAGGGCGTTAGAGCATCGCGAGGGCGGTATCTGCCAAAGCTGGATTTGACGCTAGAGCATGGAAAAGAGAGAACAGAAGACCCCCAGCAGATAGAAGAGTCTTATGACACCAAGATCTATCAGCTTGTTATGACGCAAATGCTGTTTGATGGCTTTGCGACTAAACAGGATGTCGCCAAGCAAAATTTTATCAAGCTTGCGCGTTACTACGAGTTCAGGCAGGTTGCCGAGGAAACCGCACTGGAAACGGCCCAGGCTTACTTGGATGTTTTACGTTATCGGGAGCTGGTTGATCTTTCCAGAGAAAACTATTTCCAGCATGTCCGTTACCACAAGGATATTGAAGACCGGGCGAACTCGGGGATTGGACGTGGGGTGGATCTAGAGCAGGCTAAAGCACGATTGGCTCTCGCCGAATCCAATGTACTGACTGAGACCACTAATCTTTACGATGTTTCTGCGCGCTATCAGAGGTTGGTTGGCACCTTCCCTGGTATGTTAATGGAGCAGCCTGAATTACCTGAAACAACGATTCCGTCACAACGCAAAGATGCCCTAACACGAGCGTTTAATTCCAACCCCCAGTTGAATGCATCGATTGAAAACATTCGTGCTGCCCGGGCAGACTTAAAGGGAAAAGCGGCCCCTATGATGCCTCGTTTGGATCTTAGGTTGCGAAAGCAGATTGACGAAAATACCCGTGGCTTTCCTGGTGAATACGATGAAGAAGCCATTGAACTCGTGCTCTCATACAACCTGTACAACGGTGGAAGCGATAAAGCCAGGCGTAAGCAATCCAGATATTTAATGTATGAAGCGGTGGACACGCGAAACAGAGTTTGCCGCGAGGTAAGACAAACCGTCGCTATTGCACACAACGATATTTACAGTAAAGAAACCCTTATTGGGTATTTGAAAAAAAATGTTGATGCAATAGCGCGTGCGCGTCTGGCCTACAAAAACCAATTTGATATTGGTCAGCGAACGCTCTTGGATTTACTCGATACCGAAAATGAATTTTTTGAGGTAAATCGCACGTTAGTGAATGAACGGTATGCCTTAGTGTTGGCGAAAGTACGCACCATGGTAGGAATGGGTACTTTTCTCTATGCGTTGAAGGTTGACAGTTTGGATAAAGAAGTTTTTGACGATTTGGATTTGAGCCAGGAAGAGTCATTAAAGGCCCGGTGCCCAGCAGAATCGCCGGTAATGCAAAGTATTGATTTTGATAAAAACAAAATTCTGGGTGATCGAAACTTTCAGTCAATACCGCTGGCCCAGAGGGAAGTGATGCGACTGGATATTAAATTCAACCATCAATCTGCAGGCTTAGGTCTAGTCAACGGGCCGGAAATTGAACGCGCGGCCTCTTTTCTATGTGAGAATCCAAATATCCGTGGCGTGGTTGAGGGGCACACCAATTCACTTGGATCGGATGATTACAATTTGGAGCTGTCACAGGCTCGTGCAAATTCAGTACGAGCCGCGTTAATTCAGCAGTGCAGTAGCGCGAAAGGTCGGCTTTCTGCTGTTGGTTTTGGTGAAATTCGCCCGATTGCTCGTAACGATTCAGAGCTTGGCCGCGCAACCAATCGGCGTGTGGAGTTGGTGTTAGAGAGTGGAAAAGGTAGTTATACGATCCAGGATGGCCATTCTGAACCCAATTCCTCTAAAAACTGA